From the genome of Pseudopipra pipra isolate bDixPip1 chromosome 13, bDixPip1.hap1, whole genome shotgun sequence:
ttcttacagatGGAAGCAGCTGTGAGCTGCTCTGAAATCCCACAGCAATCCTACAAAAAACAATACTTATTACTTGCCAGATTAATAATAGAAACTCTTGGCTTCTGTAATTTGAAAAACATATAGAGATGGATTAAAATGTATTGTAACATTTGCATTTAGGAAGAATAAAGAGTTGACTCAGAACCCAGACACAACATGCTGGACATATCTGGTTCCACCTGCAGGAATATTAAACCACCACCCAATTCATCACTGCCAGAGCAGGTTATATCCATATTAGTTGGTATTCCATGTGCAACTCTCCCACTTCTTTATGTCCTTGAGTCATTTTAACACTTTCAGGCCTTACATTTTCTGACCTTTCAGCCTTTGCCACAAGGCCCTGGGATCCTCTGAAGGTTTGGGAAAGCTTCTGAGGGCTTCTCCTAGAAGTGTGAGCATGttctgaaacagaaagaaaacacgGATTTGTATTCCTGGCATTTCTCATGTCCTTTATCCCAGACCTGCCACtggcagctccatccagccccccaaaagcagctgggtgggcagcaCTTCAGCAGCACAAGTTGTGGGGGTTTTAAAGGGTCCTGTTTTAAAGTGTCCTGTTTAAAAATTCATGGCCAGTGATCTGCTCCCTAAAGCAGGTTTCTTCCCtaaggagggaaaaggaaaagcagatggCCTTTGAGGGAAGCAcggaggaaaacaaagaggaaaaaagtgaagCTTCACTTGACACTGAAGTTCTTAAATCTTAGGTATGGAGTGAGTGAGAGTCAAAAATCAGGAGAGTGGAACTAttaggggaaaaagggaatgtGTGGTACAGCACAAACTCCCACCTTGCTCATAAACACTAGAAGAGATCCCAGAGCTTCAGGAAGGCACTACTCATTCACTGCTCAGGAACAATTTGACTCCCTTTCAAGAAGGGAGAGAAGAGCTCTTCCTTCAGGGAGATCCAAGGAATTCTCTACCTTTCAGCTCCATTGCCTCCCATCTGCTCCAGAGGCACTTCCTACCCATAAAGCTTCAACCTTGTGACACTGGCAcagacagaaaacagtttttccaagAAGAAATCTCAGGGTATCCAGAAGGTCTCAGCCCCCATAACATCTTTCAGGGTCCTATTCCAAGACTCCTACACCAAAGGATGAGCAAGGAAGACCAGAATGGGCACAGTTACCTACTGTCACATCAATTTATTTACCCTTTTGTCTTGCAAGGCCcatcaaaaagcaaaaacaagagAGACCCAGAACCAATCTAGGACATCCTGGGAATGACCTTCAGCTTCCATAAATCAGGCAGGATCAGATGATTTGATCACTGTGTTGGTCCTAAAGCATTTTATTAATTGCCAAATTCTATTTTGACTTGCACTGCATTCAGGTCACTCTGATCTCACTGCCATCAATCAGGGGAAATCTGCCTTACAGATCCTTTAGTTGCAGTACCTACAGAATGctaaaaaaacattatttaacaaaatttttttacaatatttgCTTACTCTGGAGTAAATCTGTTCCTCCAGTTTCTCTTGGATTAAAGCACCTCCCATCAGAGCCTTTTTTTGCCTGACAAAGGCAATCCTggccagctctgcctccttcttCTGGCAGTCAGGGCATGATGAAGCCTCGTGGATTTGAGCTTCTGTCACCTGGAAGAGGAGACTTTGGTGCAATGAGCAATGTCTGTCCCAGTGAGATGGCCACTCCTTAAGAATAATCAATAAAAATACAGGTAGAGGGACTGTCTAAAGACAAAAACTGGCTTTTTAGGCAAATTCTTTCATAGTCAGCAATAACTCCACCATCTCGACGTGCTTGTCCCTATGCTGGCAGTGTTCACAAGGCCTCCAACGCCAACCACAGAGGTTGTGATTCTCTTCACAAAATCTAAGAGGCAAATAAACTCTGAAGCAATTAGTTCAAATATGCAGCTCTGAGGCAGAATACAAACAAAATCCTACAGTTCTCTTTGGAAGATAACCAGTCCTACTCAGTAACTCCTGTGTTAGTTCATCCACCATGAAAACTGAAGAGTATTTAACGGCATTACACGAACCCCAGTGTTTGTGCTTTTGTGAAATATCAATAGTTTTATCTGATTTCATTGACACTGATTCCATCTGGCTACATAAACACAATAAGTTGCTCCAAAAGCAGCGGAATAATCCTGGTAAGTCACATCTCAAGCCTCTCTATCCTCTTCTTCCTTGACTTCTTCTCTGCATAAAAATGTGCGTGGAGGTAAAGACAGAGGCAAACAGAGTAGTTACTTTTcttagaaaatatatattttctaatataaaccaaatatatttagaaaatatattttctaatataAGACAAATAAAGAGGAAGCAAAAATTCTACAAAATTTGGAAGGTGAGTTAACGTTAATACAGTGAAAAAATGCAGATGGCTGAAatctcaaaataatttaaacagacagatttaaacagaaatacttttcacaccaaaactgaatttaaagTATTACTTTAAATGTCCCAATTAAAAGTATTACTTTAAATGTCCCAATTTAAAGTATTACTTTAAATACCTCATAAAGTATTACTTTAATTACTTttgcagagggaggggaggagctgTGGCAAAAAGCCCCATCTTGTGGTGGGAAAACCCACTGGGctggtgaaaaagaaaagcacttggAATTGGGTAAAGGTGATACAGATGTTTCTTAATCAAGGGACTAAGGTCACCAAGATTTTATTGGACTTGCTTTAATTCTTCAGTATTGCCTAATACCTAAGaaagctgggagcagaggggttgCCTTTGGAATACTTCTAATCCTGGAATCACAAAGACTTCACAGCAAATAATATGCAGAATAATTTGATAAATAACTGATACCAACATAACCAGCAAACAaggctttttcttctgctgatcCAGGGCTTACTGGGTGTGCAGTAACTGATGATCCCAGCCTGGTTCAGTCACACAAAGCATTACTTTATCAGCAGCCAGTTTTTGATGATGATTTGATTCTTCACTAGCAGGAGTGTCTAAGAAAGGAGACAGATCAATGCTGGGGTATCAACCCAGAAGCTCTTTCAGAGGCCGGAGTGAGGCATCACTAAGCTCTGTTTGATTTGATCCTCATGGTATGGCTTTATTATCCAGTGCTTTAGCCAAAATCTCCCTGGCTTTCACCTGCTTAACAGTCGCTCTGGTGTTTTCCAGGAGGATTCTGTTCATCAGCTGACCAGGAACAATGCAGTTCCCATCTCTTGTCCCAGTTTTCACTGCTGGGACTCCATCCTGCAGCTTCCTTGCCTGGCCCGTGTTTCCCTGCTCAgggctcagctgctggttcaTCCCATTTATCTTCCTGGTGCAAAAAGACCTGAGAGCATCCAGTTCTCCATCAAATAGTTCAAGAATTTCTGTCAGGCATAAGTCAATAAAACAAACCCATCAATTTCTGTatcaaggaaagagaagaattccttcctatacctatatatctatatatctatatatctatatagatatatatctgtatagatatatatctatatatctatatatctatatagatatatatctaTGcagatatatatctatatagatatatatctatatatagatagatattcCTTcctatatctatctatctatatctatctatacatatatctatatctctctatatattcctttatagatataaaataaatacatataaaaatattagatATATAAACATTAGCTATATAATAGatatgaataataaaatatttattatatagtATAAAACCAATATAGAATAgcttatatattatttatatttttatatctttatttAATGTCTTTCAATAACTGCCTCATACAGATTTAGCTTCTTCCTACCTGAAACTGCAGGTTGCTAAACCAAAATGAATTAACACTTCAAGAGGGCTCCTCTAAGGAGCAATTCATAACAAAAATTAGAGGCAGTGGCCGTGGAAGTCACTCTGGAAACACCTCAAATAGATTCTACAGCCTCAGGCAGGCGCTTCGTTTTTTGGAGAAGGGCAATTCCATCAGAAAATACTTTCTCCTAAAGCTTCAACAATTGTTCTTTATAAGatcttgtttaaaaaacatCTTCCCCTCTCTCATCTTCTCTTATCCTTCCCAGTGGCatgtgcaaataaataaaattgagaTTATCCTTCAGGTGGGTGGGTTGGGATGGATTTACAACTTTATTCAGTGCTTTGTGGGGGATTTTCCACAGGCTTAAACCACAATCAATACAGTATTTTATGGGCATCGGCATGGAATGATGCTGTGCAGCTGTACATGGCCTGATTACGGAATTTAAACAATCCCTCCACATTGTTTTACTCCTTGTCAGGTTTAAATTTGGGGTTATTTCTCCTAGCCAGGCGCTGCAGGTTTCCTGGTGCTTGTCTGACAACCATTGCCATGGGATATTCCAATGCCATGGGACACCTTGGCATAACCACAACAGACACTCTTAAAAAAGCAGGAATGGAAAACTTCCCCTAAATGCACCAGCATGAATTTAGTCTTGGGGAGACAAGAGAGAGCTGTGGAATTCTGCAAGGGAACTCGGCATCTCTTCAGAAATGCAGCTGATGTTTATAAAGGATAAGTTAAAATGAAGCAAAGCAGGAGTTTTGTTTCATGGACAACATGGAAAATATGTCATTTAAGTACAACTACCAGTTCAGAATCAGACACCACAGAGCAGTTTACTCCTCCTTAGAAGATAATGTATCCAACTGACTGTAGGCAAAGACATGGTGACAATTTATAGACAGATGAATCAGAATAAGCAATAccttaaaatgcaatttaatgaaaacaaattggCTTTGTAGGATCATAAACATTTGAGTGGAAACCACAATTTCAGTCAGCAGGTGACTTTACTCACTATTGCAATGCAGACAGTGCAAATCATGTGCCAGTTCTGGGTTTAATTACACTGAAAAACAGGTGGCATGTTCATTTATGCCGTGCagagaattaattaaaaaaatttaaaagttacCATTATGGTGGAGAGAAAACCCAGAACAAAAGCATTTAAGTACTCAAAGCCATAAGTAAAACCCCTGGAGGCTGTGACAATTTAATACCAGCCTAATTAATTCACTTAAGGTTCTCCTGACATACAGAAGTGCATTTTTATTAAGGATTTGTTTTCTAATAATGCATGAATTCTGTGCTGCCACACACCCACCCCTTTGCTCATCTGCACCTACAGACATCAGAAAAAACACCAGCAAAGAGAACAGCAAGTTTTAAACCTCCCTGCACGACTCGTTCCTGAAGTTACTTTTTAATATTGATTCCCATTTAAAAGTAATctcagagagaataaaaattatcaaGGACtataatttttctgaaaaaagaacaaaaaaaaaaactatgagAAAAGTCAGCACACAGTTAAATTGGGGAaagttttgtcttttctctGCACACTGACTCCAGTTTCCAATTTTTTCCCAGGTGGAGAAGATTTACTTGTCCTTCAGCTCTGCACTGgttcattttatttctggtaTCTCTCACATATTCCCTCCTTTCCATCCCAGATCCTTCTCCATTTGGGGTGGCAGATTTAAatgtccctgccctgtgcccacagAGAATCCCTGCAGTGCCAATTACTGCTCCACAAGAACACTTTCCTACTGCTTGGCTGCCCCAAATCCAGTGCTCCCCACACCTTCTTCACTTTGCAGCAACAGCAGTGAGAAGACAAAGGGAAGATCCCCGCAGAATCCACGGCTTTTGGAAGAAACTCCTTCTTTCCCAATTCCATCAAGGCATTAATGAACGTTTTACAAGCAGGGTTTCCATTTCTGGCTGGAATTTCCACATCCAGACCATGTTAATTCTTACTTACCTACAGAATCAGAAGACAGGTCTGGAATCTCAaggccttttttatttttaacttgacACAACAATCGCAGTAACAATAATGATTAAATGAGTGACAGTGACTGAAGGAGGGATGATGCAGAAGAGGtgacaggagcagcagaagtgCCACCAGGACAGGCATCGAGTCAGAGCCACATCTCACGCAGCAGGAAGGTCACGAAACATGGAATATTTAGGAAGTAAAGCCCCATAGCGGCCCAAGAAGCTGCTCTGATGACAAACAGCCTTGGTGTGTACCACTAGAGATAAATTAATCCATATGTCTAGATCCCAAACCCTGCTGGGAGCTTTGTAATTAAGTGACCTACataaattttgctttctgtgacattttaaaTCTGTGAGGGACGGGAGTAAAAGAGGAAAAGTCTTTCCTCAGTTTCCTTTCCCTTTGAAACTAACTTTAATAGGAAAATTGGTAGgcattttgttattattatgcTCTGCTGATACTctattttaagaagaaaaaaaggaaaaagagataatTGTGAAAGGCAGCAACTGGTAACTACTCTCGAGAAAGATTTTCCCTCTGCATCTCAAGATCTTCATGATTACCTAAAGTGATTTGTACAACTGAGTGCAGCAGGTCAGGGTAACATGCTGACAGCAAACAGTTTGTGAAAGATCCCTGCAGGCAACATAGAACTGACCTACCAGGCTGAACTATCAGGTTATTTATCACGAATATGaatttaaagcaaattaaaCTCCTCCAGCACAGTGAATCATTGTAGTATCatggaacggtttgggttgggagggacatCAAGGACCagccagtcccaccccctgccatgaacagggacaccttccactagcccaggttgctccaacctggccttggacacttgcagggatccaggggcagccacagcttctctgcgcagcctgtgccagggcctccccaccctcccagccaggaattccttcccaatatcccatctaaccctgccctctggcagtgggaagccattcccccttgtcctgtccctccatcccttgtccccagtccctctccagctctcctggagcccctttaggcccaggtctccctggagccttctcccggtgaacacccccagctctcacagcctggctccagagcagggtTTCCATTTAGGTGTTGCTGGTTGGAATTTCCACATCCAGCCTACATTAATTCTACTTAACTACAGAATCAGAAGACAAGTCTGGAATCTCAGGGCGTTTTTTACTTTTAGCTTGACACCACTATCAAAGTAACAATAACGATTGAGTGACTGAACTGTATCTGAGCCACAAACATTTCTTTGCCTCCAAATAACACACATTACCAGCTCAAGCTCTCTCACTTTTGACAGCAATAGTGCAGtggaaaataaacaagcaaagcaTTTAATGTAGGCATGTTACAAAGGTGAGATCAAACTTGTGAGCACAGCACCACTCACAGGGTTAAAAAGCCCCCCCTGAATTTTCAGATAGGTCCAAGTTGAAGAATTGCAGTTTGCTGAGTAAATTTTAAACATGAGTAGTGATCTTTGAAATAATCTATATGAAATTGGGGATTTAGAGTCATGTTGTGATGCATTTTGCCTAATAACTCTGGTGGAAGAGGGACAGAGAAGAGGATAGAAAGAGAACTATGACAAAAATTTCTCCCTTCTCCTAAGGCCAGCattcagctttttcttctttcagcccACAGAGAAAACTAGTTAAAAACAAGAATCACATTCCAGGACATTTCCATAGGTACActagaacttttttttccctccctattaggaagataagaaaaaaagggtTTATTACAAAGAAGACAAATTCAGAAGTACCCTGCATGCTCAGTGCACACATAATTCACTTTGCTGAGTGTACTGAGGGGACTCACTGTGCAGCAAATCTAGTTCTAGTGAGCTCATCTtctattatatttttgtttaaaaatctccaagTTGTTAAAATAGTATAAGGCTTGGGAGCTCCTGCACACTGAATGATTAAGTCAAAGAGAAGGAGGCAGTTCTAGATGTCAGTGTGGAAAAGCTGCTGTGCTTTACTTTATTTGTATGTTAATATTCTGCAATAAATGTAGTCCATGGCTAAAGTATCGTTGATACTGATGAATTTGGGGGTAACATGGATAAGCATGAAGCATATTTTGTGCTCTTCATATTGATGGTGGTTGGGAGCACTGGTGTAACAATGACAAGGGACAGCACAGGCAGAAGACAACACATGCCTTCATAAATCAGCACTAGAGAATGGAATAGAACTGCTCAAGGCCTCTCCTTACCCATCAACATCCATACACCAAAGGCAGAACATTCTCTTGTGCAGAACTACAAAAATCTGGAAGTGATCCTATGAGTAAAATCTTCCAAGTGCAACTTTCAAGGGAAAGTAGAGATGGAAAACATCCTCAACCTCAAACTGTGGTTTCTCACTCAGTGACTCTGGAACTCCTCGGGTCCCTTTTAATTTCTCCGTGAATCAGCCACAGGATTCTG
Proteins encoded in this window:
- the C13H8orf48 gene encoding uncharacterized protein C8orf48 homolog isoform X4, coding for MELSQSYNSSALDYSEDTFESFSEEEIKPSGSCCPTEDLEGSDVLESTSWLAGQSHAEERSEGVDSAALERVAIGKWIDAMGRWRDLKNKEAEVKQDNSVRKTHGEILELFDGELDALRSFCTRKINGMNQQLSPEQGNTGQARKLQDGVPAVKTGTRDGNCIVPGQLMNRILLENTRATVKQVTEAQIHEASSCPDCQKKEAELARIAFVRQKKALMGGALIQEKLEEQIYSRNMLTLLGEALRSFPKPSEDPRALWQRLKGQKMKEQVW
- the C13H8orf48 gene encoding uncharacterized protein C8orf48 homolog isoform X3, which gives rise to MELSQSYNSSALDYSEDTFESFSEEEIKPSGSCCPTEDLEGSDVLESTSWLAGQSHAEERSEGVDSAALERVAIGKWIDAMGRWRDLKNKEAEVKQDNSVRKTHGEILELFDGELDALRSFCTRKINGMNQQLSPEQGNTGQARKLQDGVPAVKTGTRDGNCIVPGQLMNRILLENTRATVKQVTEAQIHEASSCPDCQKKEAELARIAFVRQKKALMGGALIQEKLEEQIYSRNMLTLLGEALRSFPKPSEDPRALWQRLKGQKICSISVPYLLCSALPVSPEPLEFFSHLQT
- the C13H8orf48 gene encoding uncharacterized protein C8orf48 homolog isoform X1 — encoded protein: MELSQSYNSSALDYSEDTFESFSEEEIKPSGSCCPTEDLEGSDVLESTSWLAGQSHAEERSEGVDSAALERVAIGKWIDAMGRWRDLKNKEAEVKQDNSVRKTHGEILELFDGELDALRSFCTRKINGMNQQLSPEQGNTGQARKLQDGVPAVKTGTRDGNCIVPGQLMNRILLENTRATVKQVTEAQIHEASSCPDCQKKEAELARIAFVRQKKALMGGALIQEKLEEQIYSRNMLTLLGEALRSFPKPSEDPRALWQRLKGRSKFGDVWNLQLHQKDEGQESHELLQLPCQWEADFSPLTFEELSLPLSS
- the C13H8orf48 gene encoding uncharacterized protein C8orf48 homolog isoform X2; this encodes MELSQSYNSSALDYSEDTFESFSEEEIKPSGSCCPTEDLEGSDVLESTSWLAGQSHAEERSEGVDSAALERVAIGKWIDAMGRWRDLKNKEAEVKQDNSVRKTHGEILELFDGELDALRSFCTRKINGMNQQLSPEQGNTGQARKLQDGVPAVKTGTRDGNCIVPGQLMNRILLENTRATVKQVTEAQIHEASSCPDCQKKEAELARIAFVRQKKALMGGALIQEKLEEQIYSRNMLTLLGEALRSFPKPSEDPRALWQRLKDAPSLFLICFALHSLFLPSLWNSSAICKHEAKGTQCFKWRLIRAGR